One window from the genome of Mastacembelus armatus chromosome 18, fMasArm1.2, whole genome shotgun sequence encodes:
- the LOC113125020 gene encoding glycoprotein hormone beta-5-like, with translation MHLHPPSLSFLLLLVAGAAVVCVTMTTTLHSFRGCAVREFSFVAQKPGCKGLRITTEACWGRCHTWEKPVPDPPYIHRQHHVCTYNRTRYMTARLPGCQPDVSPLYHYPVALHCHCTVCSTQDTECETF, from the exons ATGCATCTCCACCCCCCgtccctctctttcctcctgctcctgGTTGCTGGGGCAGCCGTGGTGTGCGTTACCATGACAACCACGCTCCACAGTTTCCGTGGCTGCGCGGTGCGAGAGTTCTCCTTTGTGGCCCAGAAGCCCGGCTGCAAGGGACTGCGCATCACCACTGAGGCCTGCTGGGGGCGCTGCCACACCTGGGAG AAACCAGTGCCAGATCCACCCTACATCCACCGACAGCACCACGTGTGCACCTACAACCGTACCCGCTACATGACCGCACGGCTGCCGGGCTGCCAGCCCGACGTCTCCCCCCTCTACCACTACCCTGTGGCTCTGCACTGCCACTGCACTGTGTGCTCCACTCAGGACACCGAGTGTGAGACCTTCTGA
- the gpha2 gene encoding glycoprotein hormone alpha-2 produces the protein MWKTDVHEIRKDSDSFQATILMSLCFTSHLCLLVLPVMSLLLLFSPIGWSYDGLTPGCHLYPFNVTIRSDRRGTCKGTHLVYACVGYCESSAFPSRYSVLVASNFTHNITSASRCCTISKDAKVKVRLDCPRGRHHDEIEILTAKACRCDMCRKSRY, from the exons ATGTGGAAAACAGATGTGCACGAGATCAGGAAAGACTCTGACTCAT TCCAGGCCACCATCCTGATGTCACTGTGCTTCACCTCACACCTCTGCCTGCTGGTCCTGCCAGTGATGTCactcctgctgctcttctctccAATTGGTTGGAGCTACGATGGCCTCACCCCAGGCTGTCACCTATACC cTTTCAACGTGACCATCCGCAGTGACCGCCGCGGCACCTGTAAAGGCACCCACCTGGTCTACGCCTGCGTAGGCTACTGTGAGTCAAGTGCTTTCCCATCCAGATACTCTGTGCTGGTGGCCTCCAACTTCACCCACAACATCACCTCGGCTTCCCGGTGCTGCACCATCAGCAAGGACGCCAAG GTCAAAGTGCGCCTCGACTGCCCTCGAGGTCGTCACCATGATGAAATAGAGATCCTGACAGCCAAGGCGTGTCGCTGCGACATGTGCCGCAAGTCTCGCTACTAA